The Oncorhynchus mykiss isolate Arlee chromosome 17, USDA_OmykA_1.1, whole genome shotgun sequence genomic interval TtcacagacatttctggggggggaatggcccttgccctcaccctccgatccaacaggtcccagacgtactcaatgggattgagatctgggctcttcgctggccatggcagaacactgacattcctgtcttgcaaggattcacacacagaaagagcagtatggctgatggcattgtcatgctggagggtcatgtcaggatgagcctgcaggaagggtaccacatgaaggaggaggatgtcttccctgtaacgaaCAGCGTTgatattgcctgcaatgacaacaagctcagtccgatgatgcggtgacacacagccccagaccatgacggcccgtccacctccaaatcgatcacCCTCCAGAGTaaaggcctcggtgtaacgctcattcctttgatgataaacgcgaatccgaccatcacacctggtgagacaaaaccgcgactcgtcagtgaagagcactttttgccagtcctgtctggtccagtgacggtgggtttgtgtctataggtgatgttgttgccggtgatgtctggtgaggacctgccttacaacatgcctacaagccctcagtccagcctctctcaggctACTACATACAGTccgagcactgatggagggattgtatgttcctggtgtaactcgggcagttgttgttgccatcctgtacctgtcccgcaggtgtgatgttcagatgtaccgatcctgtgcaagtgttgttacacgtggtctgccactgcaaggacaatcagctgtccgtcctgtctccctgtagcgctgtcttaggcatctcacagtacggacattgcaatttattgccctggtcacatctgtagtcctcatgcctctttgcagcatgcccaaggcacgttcacgcagatgagcagggaccctgggcatctttcttttggtgtttttcagagtcagtagaaaggcctctttagtgtcctaagttttcataactgtgaccttaattgcctactgttagtgtcttaacaaccgttccacaggtgcatgttcattaattgtttatggttgattgaacaagcatgggaaacagtgtttaaaccctttataatgaagatctgtgaagttatttggatgtttacgaatgatctttgaaagacagggtcctcaaaaagggacgtttcttttttttgctgagtttagatataTTCCATATATGAATCAAATCAAAGACTTGAAGGGTAGCAACATAAAATAACAAACAAACCCAGGTTTCCTCACACCAACAATAACCTTTCCCATTGTTTTACTGCACCCTAAGGCTTCCCAACCCAAGACCCTACAGTGGCTGTAACTTTAGTCTTCCCTGGTCTCCTCACCTCGGTTTGGTCTCCAGAACTTCTCCATGCCGTGCCTCATCAGCACGATGCGCGACAGCTCCGTGAACGACTCGATGACGTTGAAGTTGCACAGAGGGCTGACCTCAAAGAAGGTCATGCCGTTCTTCTCGGCGTAGGCGCGGGCCTGCTCCGTGGGCACCTGCCTCTTAAAGGCCAGGTGGAGCCGGTTGCCAACTAGGATGCGGGGCACCCCCGGGGCATGCtgggggaaaggagagaaatCAATAGGAGGATGATATTGAGAGTAGGGGTTGTTTTGTTAACAACTCCCATCTTGTTTACGATTCCTTTAATCAAATCACACACAAACCCTGTTTGAACAGAAAACACACCGGCCTTCTCAAAGCAGGAAACAGGAAGAGTAGAAATCACCTTTATTCTGTAAATACATTTGCATGTCCAGGAATGTCTCTTGGTGAAATGGTGCTGctacagagtcagacagacaataGACAGAAAATACTAAATATAGAGACACAGAATCCACACACAGCAAGTACACTGAAGCTAAAAACTAGACTATATAATTAACACTTTAAACTACAttagaacaaaacaaaacattaggaacacctgctctttccaagacacagactgaccaggtggacccatgtgaaaactatgatcccttattgatgtcaattgTTAAATCTACTGTTTCCGTTCTCTATACGTTCTGCACGAAAACCTGTCCCTGATATTCACACCTCTGAATTTAACTTCACACTTTTTACTGTATAATAAAAAAGGCTACTGCAGAAAAGAGCTGATTTGCTCATATCCAAAGGCCTACCTGTGATTGGGCAGGAGGAATGTAGTAAGGGAATAGaaatgcataatgatctgcatttTCATAGTggcagtaaggggaaaacacacTAGGCCTATATGAAACCATCTTTAGACtactcttcacacacacaccaaaagttaggcaccaaacagaatttAAGGAACAGAAAaaccagaagaagaaaaaaatagattttagattctgaTTTAGCTTAGAATACATTTATCAGGCATATGCATCCTACCTTTGAAGCATCTCTTTGAGTGGACTATCTATCCCTTTTTCCAGTGCCATCCAAATGTGTGCACAGACAAGGTACCAtgatgttagctagccagccaggtaGCATGGCTAAACAAGGTTGTTTGTTATCAAACCAAAAACTACCATGCCGCTCCAATAACTAAACAAATGTAACAACAAACCTCATCACTGTCTGCACACCCCAGCTCACCATCACAGCTTAATAACATTTATAAACTGATGGAGAACAGATGGAGAGGAGCAGCTGAGGTAGGCTAATGGCTGGTTAGGGGATGTGGTCATTCTGATATGACGTCACACTCTTAACTCTGTTTAATATTCTATTTGTAGGACGCATAGGGAAGCATTCTGTGCTCAGTCATTCATTTCTAAATGAGAAACGCACCATCATTCAGTGATCACAGAGGGAGACGATATTTTCGGCCTCTCCTCCATTTTTTTTTTGCGGATCGACACGATTCACGTGGACAACCTATTTTGAAATGAAAACAGCGAATATCTCCAAAAAGTGATGAGTTTACAACCTTgcagattttttgtttgtttgtatttatcctttatttaactaggcaagtcagttaagaacaaattcttatttacaatgatggcctagaaacattgggttaactgccttgttcaggggcagaacgacagatttttaccttgtcagctcggggatttgatctggcaacctttcagttactggcctaacgctctaaccactaggctacatgccgccaCAATAGTGCAGAGTGTAAAGTCTATGAGCGGGAAGATAAAATGTGTACCAGTGGCCAGTTGGTGAAGGCCACAGCACAGAGGGAAAAGCTATTCAGGTTGTGGGAGGTTTTGGTCGTGACTGACCTAAACCGTTTGCCTGAGGGGAGTCTTTTGACAACAACAGCAGATCCTCAGACTACAGCCTGCCCGCCTGGCAATAGCTCTACATGGCTAGTGATTCTACTAGCTACAAACCGGTATGGTGGATTTTCATTTGAGCTATTACTGCAGCATGATGAGGCACATATGCTCTTTAGAATGAAGACTTGAGTCACATCGTCAGACGTGCAGTGTTAAATGATCAGTCAGCAAACTAGCTTACCTCATCGATCTCCCGGATCCAGCGGTCAATGCCATCAAACGACCAGCCATTTGTGATATCATAAACTAGCAGGATTCCCTGTGGGTTGGGGGAGTGGGGGGACATGAACAAGCAATACATCTTTAATCAGTAAACAGTCCGCTTGTCCCTGAATACACAGATGATATAGCCTAGAACCTGAAGCATTTGGAATGAAGGGGTCTAACCCACCTGTGCCCCACGTGAATATGACCGGAAGATTGTGCAGAATCGACCCTGTCCAGACGTATCCCTGTTGAACAAAGAATGACCCTATTAGATTCCGTTTAGCTTTCTGTCAATGAGTTTTCTGCAAGTATTAGACAAGTATTTTCTACATGTACCACAACTCTAACTTGACTCTTCTCCCATCCAACAGGATTGTGGTAGTCTTGTAGTCAATCCCTGAGAAAACAAACATGATTATAGCAGACAGCCAGCCCAACCTTAACCTCAAACTACAAGGGATTGATTTTTCATCAACAAGCTTGATAGCCTATGATGGAGAGTATAATGGCAAAGGGCCAGTTTGATTCCAGAGTAAAAAAAACACTGACTAGTATGTTTATACTTCATATAATGTATACACTTGATGTATTCTAACTAGTTACATACACTCACCACTGCTGTAGGGATAGGGAGACTCTGCTGATCCGTCCTGCAGACTGTCTAGGATCTCTCCTTTCCCCACATCACTGTCTCCAACCAGCAAGAACTTCAGGAGGTAGTCGTAACTCTTGACAGGGCTGCCCTGTGTAGCCATCATCCCACGCATTGGTATCAAGTTAAGACCGAGTTTGGAGATCCACGACTGCGGGTGGGAGAAGTTGTGTGAAATGCCTTGTCGAACACTAAGGGAGAACGACGTTGTTTACTAGCTAACGATactatagctaacgttagccacagaGAAATTAAGGTTACTAGCTAGCAGTGTCGCGCACCACTAGCTACAAAACATACAATGAGCGTTGAGCACGAATTATCTCCAATTCCATCATGTTTTCTTAGAAAATTCattacctagctaacgttagttagctatcTAGTAACTTATGTGAAAGAAAAATACCCcgtgctaacgttagctacctaaACTAATTTACGAAAACATCATTAATTAATCTGGGCCATTCTGCCTCCAAAACCAAATGTCCTCTACAAGGTAAAACATTGTTTTTGAAATGTTAATTCAAAACGAAAATGTTACTTCATTTAAGAGTCCATAAATAACAATTAGTTGCCTTCGAGTACGCGTCAGTATCAAAGCACTGCAAATAACATCAACCTAGATTTAGCTTTTGCCAGCATCAACATCCGGTTTTCCGGTTCCTCTTCTTCTTTGGTTAAGTTTAATAGTGGTTGGCATCaaatatatgttgcattaccgccacccaCTAGACTGGAGTTCAACTCCCTTaagaactcagcaaaaaataaacgtcctctcattgtcaactgcgttaattttcagcaaacttaataaatatttttatgaacataacaagattcagcaACTGAGACATGAACCGAACAAGTTCCAAAaacatgtgacaaacagaaatggaataatgtgtccctgaacaaagggggggtcaaaatcaaaagtaacagtgtggacaccagctacattaagtactgcagtgatggACTGCACCAgctttgccagttcttgctgtgagatgttaccacactctccctgtcttaggtcagttaggatcaccactttattttaggaatgtgacatgtcagaataatagtagagagaatgatttatttcagatttgatttctatcatcacattcctagtgtgtcagaaatgtacatacactcaattagtatttggtagcattgcctttaaattgtttaactttggtcaaatgtttcgggtagccttccacaagcttcccaaataagttgggtgaattttggcccattcctactgacagagctggtgtaactgagtcaggtttgtaggcctccttgctcgcacacgctttttcagttctgcccacaaattttctattggattgaggtcattgctttgtgatggccactccaataccttgactcggttgaccttaagccatttgccacaactttgtaagtatgcttggggtcatggtcCAGTtggagacccatttgcgaccaagctttaacttcctgactgatgtcttgagatgttgcttcaatatatccacttaattttctattttctattttgtgcagtggaccagtccctcctgcagcaaagcactgccacaacatgatgctaccacccccgtgcttcacggttgggatggtgttctttggacaaacagttctatttttgtttcatcagaccagaggacatttctccaaaaggtatgatctttgtccccatgtgcagttgcaaaacgtagtatggcttttttatggtggttttggagcagtggcttcttccttgctgagtggcctgtcaggttatgtcgatataggacttgctttactgtgtatatagatacttttgtacctgtttcctcctcccgctgttgttctgggattgatttgcacttttcgcaacaaagtatgttcatctctaggagacagaaagcgtctccttcatgagcggtatgacggttgtgtggtcccatggtgtttatacttgcgtactattgcttgtacagatgaacgtggtaccttcaggcgtttggaaatagctcccaaggatgaactggACTTATGGAGGTcaaacatttttttctgaggtcttggctaatttctttagatttccccacgatgtcaagcaaagaggcactgagtttgaagctaggccttgaaatacacccacaggtacacctccaattgactcaaatcatgacaattagcctatcagaagcatctaaagccatgacatcattttcatcagtcatcttagtgtatgtaaacttctgacccactggaattgtggtttAGCCagttgtgaaataatctgtctgtaaacaattgttggaaaaattacttgtgtcatgcacaaagtagatgtcctaaccgacttgtcctAACCGAAATGTGAGGAGTGGTTAaataacaagttttaatgactccaacataagtgtatgtaaacttctgacttcaagtgTACTACTACTTTCtccaatgctacacattcctttgtctcatgcccttctggtcacttctcacacctaggaacctccctcttACACACTGCTACCACATGCCCATatgcttgacacctgtaacaacgtaatgtaTTCGGCACAAAAGCTCCTACAGGATAACTTAAATATCCTTACATCCAGTTTGCcggttttcttcttcttcttcttcttcttcttctctggtatAATGGCGTTcgcaaacaatttgatttgcatAAAGCTACCTACTGTTTGGGTGGATAATAAGGATCCCAAAAAGGAAACAAAGTGGGGTGAAAAAATCATACAAACTATCAACATTTTATTTAAACTAAACAAAATCACCCTGCTtttccatcctattcaactattgctgtacatatactattctatccCAGGTATTATGCAATAAGccgtatacagtgcattcggaaagtattcagaccccttgactttttccacatttttctaCGTTACAGTCTGATTCTAAAACTGctacaattatttttttcccctcatcaatctacacacaataccctataatgccaaagcaaaaacataaaaaaaaaaacatttttgccaatttataaaaaatataaaacagaaataccttatttacataagtattcagaccctttgctatgagactcgaaattgagctcaggttcatcctgttgatcatccttgagatgttttttcaacttgattggagtccacctgtggtaaactcaattgattggacatgatttggaaaggcacacacctgtcgatataagatcccatagttgacagagcaaaaaccaagccatgaggtcgaaggagttgtccgtagagctctgagacaggattgtgtcgaggcacagatctagggaagaacaaagctctagagttcctctgtgtagatgggagaaccttccagaaggacaaccatctctgcagctctccaccaatcaggcctttatggtagagtagtcaGACGGACGCCacgcctcagtaaaaggcacatgacagcccgcttggagtttgccaaaaggcacctaaagactctgaccacgagaaacaagattctctggtctgatgtaatccagattgaactatttggcctgcgTGCCAAACGTCATATCTggaaccatccctatggtgaagcacggtggtggcagcatcatgctgtggggatgtttttcagcggaatGGGACTGGGAGaattgtcaggatcgagggaaagatgaacggagcaaaatacagagagaactttgatgaaaaccttctccagagcactcaggacctcagactggggcaaaggttcaactgccaacaggacaatgaccctaagcacacagccaaggcaacgcaggagtggcttcgggacaagtctatgaatgtccttgagtggcccagccagagcccggacttgaacccgatcgaaaatctccggagagacctgaaaatagctgtgcagcaacactcccattcaacctgacagagcttgagaggatctgcagagaagaatgggagaaactccccaaatacaggtgtgtcaagcttgtagcttcatacccaagaagactcgagagtGTTATCacggccaaaggtgcttcaacaaagtactgaataagagtctgaatactattgtaaatgtgatatttcaattgttacttttttttatacctttgcaaaaaatgtcattatggggtattgtgtgctaggacagcagagtcccaacccatcttccgaaaacatctgaatccctacctcttcaaacagtatcttaaatgATCCTCATCCTCACCTCGACCCCCGCCCCCAAAAAATACACAAGAAAATACAACATTAATCAGCACTTGCACTTGCACTCTCTTCCGGCACCGACAGAggtggccgcctcgcttcgcattcctaggaaatgcagtattttgtttaataacctcacactcaatgtcaacacactcaatgtcaacaaaacaaatgagatgatcgtggacttcaggaaacagcagaggaagcagccccctatccacattgacgggacagtagtggagagggtggaaagttttaagttcctcggcgtacacatcacggacaaactgaaatggtccacccacacggacagcatcgtgaagaaggcgcagcagcaaactacttgccctccaggacacctacaccacccaatgtcacagaaaggccaaaaagatcatcaaggacaacaaccacccgagccactgcctgttcaccccgctatcatccagaaggcgaggtcagtacaggtgcatcaaagcggggaccgagagactgaaaaatagcttatatctcaaggccatcagactgttaaacagtcatcactaacattgagtggctgctgccaacatactgactcaactctagccaatAATGGAAAAATAATGGAATAATTtctgtaataaatgtatcactagccactttaaacaatgccactttatataatgttttcataccctacattactcatctcatatgtacagtatatttttatgtacatattcttattcattcctttacacttgtgtgtataaggtagttgttgtgaaattgttaggttagattacttgttagatattactgcatggtcggaactagaagcacaagcatttcgctacactcgcattaacatctgctaaccatgtgtatgtgacaaacactttttgatttgatttgatttaaccccCTAGCTCTAGCTCTGACTAGCTCTGACTTTACTGATGCTGATTGAGGAAACATTTACAGTCACATTTACTTTctgtgactgtgatatgtggttgtcccaccgaGCTatgttaagatgaatgcactaactgtaagtcgctctggaaaaGAGCATCTGCTATGTGACTAAAATGTGAAAAATGTTAAATTGGTAATTCAACCCCAGTAAACCCCTCATTAATCCGGCCCTGCTCCGGCCTTCCCTGAGAAATGTTTTAGTCCCAGCATCCACAATAATGTCCGTCTTCCTGGACTTTCCCTCCACTTTAGCCGTGCCATTGATCACCATTGCAATACAAATTAGGTCAcgaagacatccagccaacttgacacaactgtgggaagcattggagtcaacatgagccagcatccatgtggaacgcaTTTGAGACctcgtagagtccatgccccaacgaattgaggctgttctgcgggcaaaagggggtgcaactgaaTATCAGGAgcgtgtttctaatgttttgtacatttccAGTTTGTGAGCATATGATATGGGGGTTGGAGACATGTTTACTTTGACATTATAAAGAACAACACTGCCATGTTGCACTGAGCTTTGCTGTTGGTAAACCACATCAGTGTCCGACTTTCGGTTGTTGCAGATGCACCTCTGCAGACTTCACTCCTGCATCACCCCTTGGTAAGGCAACTGCAAGGCACCCGACctcaaggcgctacagagggtggtgagtacgatccagtacatcacttgggccgagcttcctgccatacaggacctctataccaggcggtgtcagagaaaggcccgaAAAATTGACAAAGTCTCCTGccaaagccatagactgttctctctgctaccgcacgacaagcggtacctTTGTACCAAGTctgaaaccaacaggaccctgaacagtttctacaacccaagccataaaactgctaatCAAGaatgctaaatagctaatcaaatggctaaccggacacacacacaaaacacatattcacatgcatactgacgcaacacacaccctcacacacacttttacactcaccacatatgctgctgctgtctattatctattatgttgcctagtcactttacccctacctgcatgtacaaagctacctcagttacctcgtacccctgcacatcgactaggtactgatacttcctgtatatagtcatgttatttttactcgttactgttatttgttattcactgtgCATTTATACCTCATGTAACTATttctataaaataaaatattctaCTAGAGTCCAGTTGGGGGCGGTAATGCAaaatattggatgccaaccgtcattaaaccccacagaagaaaaatacaaaaaagaagaagaagaagaagggaacGCCTTCTCTGTGAAGTGTGTGATAACTCAATTCAATGTAAACAATGTCCTTTTTTTACTTTGGCAAAGGGTCACATCTACAAAACTTAGTGTACTCTGTTCGTAACTGATcatagttttgggaacagaaaattGTATTGAGATCAGGCTTTTCTTCGATGAGAAAATCAGCCAAATGTCAGCCCAGTTCCATCTCGCTCCATACTTTCCCACTTccagccactgggcttcctctctgacgcaacattgtatctgtcccattatggTGTCTGTGAAAGCATGGGCAGCAACATTGAGGCCATctcatctccattttgaagtagccCGTTTTCTTATTCTACTACTTCTTTGAGTTGGtcaacaaactgaaagggtgcatactgccacctggagtgcATTGTTTGAAAAGGTATAAaaccaaggttggtgatttactgctaCCAGCAGTTGGATCGTTCCACAAAATGAGTGCTTTTTGCTTCTCTTTGATATTTTAAGAAAGGTcaaaattgtgcaccaatattgcattttaaaagcctgttatattaattGAAGTGCCCTtaaatatagaccacatggattATTCAATAAGCAGATTTTTAATATGAATAAtgacttgctaaagtgccaaaattaCTAATTTTGACATGTGACTGCGCACCCTCTGCCTTCTATGGAAGATTTTAACCCTACTTAATACCAAGAGtccaccatcattgtaaagccctagttattttgtt includes:
- the LOC110493478 gene encoding ras-related protein Rab-40C; the protein is MRGMMATQGSPVKSYDYLLKFLLVGDSDVGKGEILDSLQDGSAESPYPYSSGIDYKTTTILLDGRRVKLELWDTSGQGRFCTIFRSYSRGAQGILLVYDITNGWSFDGIDRWIREIDEHAPGVPRILVGNRLHLAFKRQVPTEQARAYAEKNGMTFFEVSPLCNFNVIESFTELSRIVLMRHGMEKFWRPNRVFSLQDLCCRAIVSCTPVHLIDKLPLPVAIKSHLKSFSMANGMNAVMMHGRSYSVATNAAGGSGGVSGNNNSSSKGNSLKRSKSFKPPPSPPKSSSSKSNCNIT